A stretch of Onychomys torridus chromosome 2, mOncTor1.1, whole genome shotgun sequence DNA encodes these proteins:
- the Nt5c1a gene encoding cytosolic 5'-nucleotidase 1A isoform X2: MVDVQPKPQNAVTIAVSSRALFRMDEEQRIYTEQGVEEYVRYQLEHENEPFSPGPAFPFVKALEAVNKRLRELYPDSEDVFDIVLMTNNHAQVGVRLINSINHYDLFIERFCMTGGNSPICYLKAYHTNLYLSADSEKVREAIDAGIAAATIFSPSRDIVVSQNQLRVAFDGDAVLFSDESERIVKAHGLDRFFEHEKAHENKPLAQGPLKGFLEALGRLQKKFYSKGLRLECPIRTYLVTARSAASSGARALKTLRSWGLETDEALFLAGAPKGPLLEKIRPHIFFDDQMFHVAGAQEMGTVAAHVPYGVAQTPRRAVPAAAAAAAKQTLGSQ; this comes from the exons CCAAAGCCTCAGAACGCAGTAACCATCGCTGTGTCCTCCAGAGCCTTGTTCCGCATGGATGAGGAGCAGAGGATTTACACGGAGCAGGGTGTAGAGGAATATGTACGCTACCAGCTGGAGCATGAGAACGAGCCCTTCAGCCCTGGACCAGCCTTCCCCTTTGTGAAG GCCCTGGAGGCTGTGAACAAGCGGCTTCGGGAGCTGTATCCTGATAGCGAGGATGTTTTTGACATTGTCCTCATGACCAACAATCATGCTCAAGTGGGAGTCCGTCTCATCAACAGTATCAACCACTATG ACCTGTTCATTGAGCGATTCTGCATGACAGGTGGGAACAGCCCCATCTGCTACCTCAAGGCCTATCACACTAACCTCTACCTGTCAGCTGATTCGGAAAAAGTGCGGGAAGCCATTGATGCAG GAATTGCAGCTGCCACCATCTTCAGCCCCAGCAGGGACATAGTTGTTTCCCAGAATCAACTCCGCGTGGCCTTTGATGGGGACGCAGTTCTCTTCTCTGATGAATCCGAGCGCATCGTCAAGGCCCACGGGCTGGACAGATTCTTCGAGCATGAGAAGGCCCATGAGAACAAACCTTTGGCACAG GGCCCCCTAAAAGGCTTTCTGGAAGCACTGGGTAGACTGCAGAAGAAATTCTACTCGAAAGGTCTGCGGCTGGAGTGCCCAATTCGCACTTACTTGGTGACAGCGCGCAGCGCAGCCAGTTCTGGGGCCCGGGCCCTCAAGACCCTGCGCAGCTGGGGCCTGGAGACAGATGAGGCCTTATTCCTAGCCGGAGCACCCAAGGGCCCCCTTCTTGAGAAGATCCGCCCACACATCTTCTTTGATGACCAGATGTTCCATGTGGCTGGGGCTCAGGAGATGGGCACAGTGGCTGCCCATGTGCCTTATGGTGTGGCCCAGACACCCCGGCGGgctgttcctgctgctgctgctgctgctgctaagcaGACTTTAGGTTCACAGTAG